The following proteins come from a genomic window of Oncorhynchus masou masou isolate Uvic2021 unplaced genomic scaffold, UVic_Omas_1.1 unplaced_scaffold_980, whole genome shotgun sequence:
- the LOC135538539 gene encoding LOW QUALITY PROTEIN: NLR family CARD domain-containing protein 3-like (The sequence of the model RefSeq protein was modified relative to this genomic sequence to represent the inferred CDS: inserted 2 bases in 1 codon), with protein sequence MKSDRSMGTPIRFREGDFSTEQRNQQERSESKIVSGQSSQSLQTDLASIFSLLEENIMTFVKNELKMFKKILRPELPEGFERHKQDKEVDAEDEKHESSAREGALKITLHVLRKMNQKELADTLEKNELAVICQRELKSNLKKKFQCVFEGIAKQGNPTLLNKIYTELYITEGGTGEVNNEHELRQIETTTRKQARPETAIKCNDIFKPLTGQDKLIRTVLTKGVAGIGKTVSVQKFILDWAEGKANQDVQFVFSFPFRELNLMKGEKHTLIELLNHFSMETKESRISNYDKYKVLFIFDGLDECRLPLDFQKNKICCDVTESTSVDVLLTNLIKGNLLPSALLWITTRPAAANKIPSECVDQVTEVRGFNDPQKEEYFRKRFSDEDLASRIISHIKTSRSLHIMCHIPVFCWISATVLEDILKHKREEVPKTLTEMYTHLVVFHTKHQNEKYLGKEETGPDWNKESILSLGKLAFQQLVNGNLIFYEEDLKESGIDVNEASLYSGLCTQLFKEECGLYQDKVYCFVHLSIQEFLAAVYVFLNNENLMTKPQSTSRNLFALFRNKPGVTFYKSAVDEALQSETGNLDLFLRFLLGLSLESNQKHLRGLLTMTRSSSQSHEETVKYIKEKIRENPSPERCINLFHCLNELNDHSLVEEIQRYLRSGSLSGAKLSPAQWSALVFVLLTSEKELDVFDLKKYSRSEEGLLRLLPVVKASRAALLSGCGVTEKGCGSLVSALKSNPSHLRELDLSNNDLKDSGVKLLSAGLGNPHCKLETLRLSGCGVTDKGCASLASALISNPSHLRELDLSNNDLKDSGVKLLSTGLGNPHCKLETLRLSGCLVTEEGCCSLVSALKSNPSHLRELDLSYNHPGDSGVRLLSAGLEDPNCRLEKLNVEHGGENRMKPGLRKYACDLTLDPNTAHRLLPLTEDNRKVTRSRETQPYPDHPERFEVWQQVLCRDSLTGRCYWEVERSGGLADIGVTYKGISRRGEGNDCVIGSNDKSWSLFCSDNSYTARHNNNPTTIAVXPSSSHRVGVYLDWPAGTLSFYRVSSATLTHLYTFYTPFTEPLYPGFKVNDVDSSVSLCQVFMGPKRHDVSL encoded by the exons atgaagagtgaccggTCTATGGGTACACCTATAcggtttagagagggagacttttctactgaacaaag AAACCAACAAGAGAGATCAGAGTCAAAGATTGTCAGTGGTCAGTCTTCCCAGAGTCTTCAAACAGACCTGGCCTCTATATTCAGT ttgcttGAAGAAAATATTATGACATTTGTAAAGAACGAGCTGAAGATGTTCAAGAAGATTCTTCGTCCAGAACTCCCAGAAGGCTTTGAGAGACATAAGCAGGATAAGGAAGTGGATGCTGAAGATGAGAAGCATGAgagcagtgccagagagggggctcTGAAGATCACACTGCACGTCCTGAGGAAAATGAACCAGAAGGAGCTTGCTGACACACTGGAGAAAA ATGAACTTGCTGTGATTTGCCAACGTGAACTCAAATCTAATCTAAAGAAGAAGTTTCAATGTGTATTTGAGGGGATCGCTAAACaaggaaacccaacacttctcaataagatctacacagagctctacatcacagagggtggaacaggagaggtcaataatgaacatgagctgagacagattgagacaacaaccaggaaacaagcaagaccagagactgcaatcaaatgtaacgacatcttcaaacccttaactggacaagacaaacttatcagaactgtgctgacaaagggagtcgctggcattggaaaaacagtctctgtgcagaagttcattctggactgggctgaaggaaaagcaaatcaggatgtccaatttgtattttcattcccTTTTCGGGAGCTGAATTTGATGAAAGGGGAAAAACACACTTTGATTGAACTTCTCAATCACttctcaatggaaaccaaagAATCACGAATTTCCAACTATGACAAGTAcaaagttctgttcatctttgatggtctggatgagtgccgactgcccctagacttccagaagaacaagatctgttgtgacgtcacagagtcaacctcagtggatgttttgctgacaaatctcatcaagggaaatctgcttccctctgctctcctctggataaCTACCCGACCTGCAGCAGCCAATAAGATTCCTTCAGAGTGTGttgaccaggtgacagaggtacgagggttcaatgacccacagaaggaggagtacttcaggaagagattcagtgatgaggacctggccagcagaatcatctcacacataaagacatcaaggagcctccacatcatgtgccacattccagtcttctgttggatttcTGCAACAGTCCTTGAAGACATACTGAAACATAAGAGAGAAGAGGTGCCAaagactctgactgagatgtacacacaccttgTGGTGTTTCATACCAAACATCAGAATGAAAAGTAtcttgggaaagaagagacaggtcCCGACTGGAATAAAGAGAGCATTCTGTCACTGGGAAAACTGGCTTTTCAACAGCTTGTGAACGGCAATCTGATTTTCTATGAAGAAGACCTGAAAGAGTCTGGCATTGATGTTAATGAAGCCTCATTGTACTCAGGATTGTGCACACAGCTCTTTAAAGAGGAATGTGGTCTGTACCAGGACAAGGTGTACTGCTTCGTGcatctgagcattcaggagtttctggcGGCTGTATATGTGTTCCTCAACAATGAGAATCTTATGACCAAACCTCAATCAACATCCAGGAACCTTTTTGCGCTGTTCAGAAACAAGCCTGGAGTTACTTTCTACAAGAGTGCTGTGGATGAAGCCTTACAAAGTGAGACAGGAAACCTGGACCTTTTCCTCCGCTTCCTCCTGGGCctctcactggagtccaatcagaagcacttacgaggtctactgacaatgacaagaagcagctcacagagtcatgaagaaacagtcaagtacATCAAGGAGAAGATCAGGGAGAATCCTTCTCCAGAGAGATgcatcaatctgttccactgtctgaatgaactgaatgaccattctctagtggaggagatccaaAGATACCTGAGATCAGGAAGTCTCTCAGGAGCCAAACTGTCACCTGCACAGTGGtcagctctggtctttgtgttgctgacttcagaaaaggagctggatgtgtttgacctgaagaaatactccagatcagaggaaggtcttctgaggctgctgccagtggtcaaagcctccagAGCTGCTCT ActgtcaggctgtggagtcaCCGAAAAAGGATGtggttctctggtctcagctctgaagtcaaacccctcacacctgagagagctggacctgagtaacaatgacctgaaggattcaggagtgaagctgctctctgctggactggggaatccccactgtaaactggagactctgag gctgtcaggctgtggagtcacggacaaaggctgtgcttctctggccTCAGCTCTCAtctcaaacccctcacacctgagagagctggatctgagtaacaatgacctgaaggattcaggagtgaagctgctctctactggactggggaatccccactgtaaactggagactctgag gctgtcaggctgtctagtcacagaggaaggctgttgttctctggtctcagctctgaaatcaaacccctcacacctgagagagctggatctgagctacaatcacccaggagactcaggagtcagactgctctctgctggactggaggatccaaACTGCAGACTAGAGAAACTCAA tgtggaacatggtggagagaacagaatgaaacctggacttagaaaat atgcctgtgatctcacactggacccaaacacagcacacaGACTCCTCCCTCTGACTGAGGATAACAGAAAGGTGACACGTAGCAGAGAGACACAAccgtatcctgatcacccagagagatttgaggTCTGGCAGCAAGTGCTGTGTAGAGAcagtctgactgggcgctgttactgggaggtagagaggagtgggggattgGCTGACAttggagtgacatataaaggaatcagcaggagaggagagggtaatgacTGTGTTATTGGATCcaatgacaagtcctggagtctgttctgctctgacaaCAGTTACACTGCCAGGCACAATAATAATCCCACTACCATAGCCGT CCCCTCCAGCtcccacagagtaggagtgtatctggactggcctgccggcactctgtccttctacagagTCTCCTCTGCCACACTGACCCACCTGTACACATTCTACACCCCATtcactgagcccctctatccagggtttAAGGTTAATGATGTTGACTCCTCAGTGTCGCTGTGTCAGGTGTTCATGGGGCCAAAAAGACATGATGTTTCACTCTAA